AAGTAGAGTATGGATATCTTGGAGTCAGCATAAGTGAGTTAACCCATGATTTGCAAAAAATCTATAAAAATAAAGAGGGTGCAGTTATTTTAGATGTAGACAAAAATACACCAGCACAAAAAGCTGGCTTAAAACGAGGTGATTTAGTTATTAGAGTCAACGGAACTCCTGTTAAAGATGCCAGTGATTTAAAAAATGCCATAGGAGCAATACCTCCAGGTAAAGATGTAGAATTGACTTTTGAGCGTAATAAAAAAATTAAAACTGTTAAAGTAACGTTGGCAAAATTCCCTGAAAACAGACTTAAAGTTACTGGTAACAAAGGGTTTGTAGATGGATTGACACTGCAAAATATTACACCGCAAATTAGAAAGCAGATAGGCATTCCTGATGATATTAAAGGAGTAATTGTTTCAGAGGTAAAACCTGAAAGTAAAGCCGATAAAGCAGGATTTATGCCAGGAGACATTATTATTCAAATAGAAGATACAATGATCAAAAATGTATCTGATGTACAACAGGCAATGAAAAAGTATACAGGTAGTAAACGTATTTACATAAACAGAAGAGGAATGATACGCATTTTGGTTGTTGACTAAAAAATTTAAGGGAATGAAGTATGGTCAAAGTGCTGATGATCGAAGATGATGAAGAGTTAGCAGAAATTTTAAGTGAATATTTACAACGATTCAATATTGAGACAGTTAATGTCCCTGACCCCTTTTTGGGGCTCAGTAAACTTGAGACTCAGCCTTTTGACCTTGTTATATTAGATCTATCTCTTCCTGGTATGGATGGACTTGATGTATGTGAACAGATACGAAAGAGAAATGATATACCTATTATTATTTCATCTGCCAGAAATGATTTAACAGACAAAATAGTTGGACTTGAAAAAGGTGCTGATGACTACCTTCCAAAGCCATATGATCCCAGAGAGTTGGTGGCTCGCATAAAGACAATTTTGCGACGTATAGGACGAGAAAAGAGTGAAGATTCTAAAAACAGTGCTGAGTTGAGATTCGATAAAAACTCTAGAATGATCTATTTTAGAGGAGAACCTCTACATCTTACAGCAGCTGAGTATGGCATTCTTACATATCTTTTAGAACATGCCAATGAAGTAGTCTCCAGAGAAGACCTTATCTATAATGTTGATGCTATTCATGAAGATAGTTCACTAAAAAGCATAGATGTAATTATTAGCCGCATAAGACATAAACTAGAAGATAATCCAAAGCAGCCACGATTTATTCGATCAGTACGCGGGTTAGGATATCGGCTTACCCCATGAGACGTATCTCTATTTTTGTTTTTATCTCTGCAATTTTTACAATAGCATTTCTTGCTGCAGGTACTGCATTCTATTTTTATGGGATCAATGACAAATATCGCCACTCACAGATGATAGTTCAGAGAAATATTCTTTTTGCACAAAATATTTTACTTCGATTAGATAGAGGAAATGCAAAAGAGCAGATAGAAGAGACATCAAAAAAATATGGTATGAAATGGATCAAAGATGAGAAAAAAGGAATTTCGCTTCTAAAAGGAGCCAAGCTTTTAGGTCGTCAGCCAATACCATTTGGATTTATTGATATGCTTGAAAAAGATGATCGAATATATCTTTTAATAAACACATTTGGACGGCTTATTCTTTTTGAAGATGAAAGATATCGCCCTTATAACCCTAAGATAGTATGGATCTATTTTATATTGACAGCTCTTTTGATAATGCTGATCTTTTGGGCAATTTGGTTTAAGCTAAAGCCTCTAAAGTCTTTGCAACGTTGTATTCGAAAATTTGGAGAGGGTGAGTTAGATGTTCACTGTAGAATTGAAGGAAGTGATGAGATAGCTCAAGTATCTATTAGTTTGGATGAGGCAATAGGAAGAATCCGGATGCTTATAAATTCACGCAACCTTTTTATACGAAATATTATGCATGAGTTAAAAACGCCTCTAACAAAAGGGTTGTTGACAGTACAGATGTTACCTGAGTCAAAACAGAAAGAGAGGCTTGAGAGGATTTTTATGCGTTTAGATAGTACCATAAGTGAGTTTGGTACCATAGAACAACTTAGCAGTGGCAAATTTCCTCTTAAACTTAGACCTGTAACAATGGAAGATTTAATAGACCAGGCAATAGACTTGGCTATGATTGAAAAAGATCGTGGAACTTTTGATATTAAACCGCAAAGAGTAGAAGCTGATTTCAAACTTCTAAGTATTGCTCTAAAAAATTTGATTGATAATGCCATCAAGTATTCAAGTGATCGAAAGTTTCATATTATAGCTGATGAAACAGGTATAGTAGTAGAGAGTAATGGTAATCCTCTATCACACCCTTTGAGTTACTATATTCAGCCATATACTCAAGGAAGTGAAGCTATTAGTGGTTTAGGACTAGGGCTTTACATTGTAGATATGATTGCCAAAGTACATGGATTTAGCTTTGAATATGAAAATAAAGAGAAAAAAAACAGGTTTATAATCAAATTTTAAAGATTTTGAGGTATAATTTCGACTCAATTATGACCCGTTAGCTCAGCTGGTAGAGCAATTCCCTTTTAAGGAATGGGCCGTTGGTTCGAATCCAACACGGGTCACCACTAAGTTTTATCTTTTTTTGCGGTGCGGTGGTAGTTCAGTTGGTTAGAATACCGCCCTGTCACGGCGGGGGTCGCGAGTTCGAGTCTCGTCCACCGCGCCACTTCTTTTTTATTCTACTTAATAATTAACACAAATCAAACCTGACAATTGGCATAACTATTATTCATTTGTGTTTATAAAATCAAAAATATGTAGAATTTATAAACAAAAATCTGCTGTCTACTTTCATAGGCAGCAGATATTAAATTTTAAAGCAGTGTTACACCTTTTTCACCTGCTTTTAATTCACCAATTATATAACCGTCACTGTTTTCAAGAACATTGTCAACATTTTCTGGGTTTACAACAAGAACCATTCCAACTCCCATGTTGAACGTTCTGAACATCTCCTCTTTTTCAACATGTTTACCGATAAGTTCAAAAATAGGAAGAACTTTTATCTTGGAAGTATCTATAACAGCATGCATATTGTCAGGTAAGACACGTGGAAGGTTTTCTACCAAACCACCGCCTGTAATATGGGCTAATGCATTAATTTTACTCTTTAATGCTTTAAATGTTTTTACATAGATTCTTGTAGGTGTCAACAACGTGTCAATCAATGGTTTACCATTAAACTCATCTTCAAACTTCATGCCAAGTTTTTCAAAAAGAAGTTTACGCACAAGTGAAAAACCATTTGAGTGTATACCGCTGCTTGGAAGTGCAATAAGAACATTCCCATCTTTTACATGCTCTAAACGGTTCATTTCACTCTTTTCAGCAATTCCAACTGAAAATCCAGCAAGGTCAAAATCCTCTTCACTGTACATTCCTGGCATTTCAGCTGTCTCACCGCCGATCAATGCACATTCGCTTTGGCGACACCCTTCAGCAATTCCTTCTACAACAGCTTTTGCATCTTCTACTTTTAGTTTGCCTGTTGCATAGTAGTCCAGGAAAAATAGAGGTGTTCCAAAGTTACAGATAAGGTCATTAACACACATAGCGACAAGATCAATTCCAACAGTGTCTAATTTTTTGCTTTCAATAGCAAGTTTAAGTTTTGTTCCAACTCCATCTGTAGCAGCTAGCATTACTGGCTCTTTGTAGCCTCCAGGAATTGCATAGGCACCGGCAAAAGAGCCGATACCACCTATGACATTGCTGTCAAATGTTGATTTGACAGCTGGTTTGATTGCTTCTACAAAAGCATTGCCTGCATCAATGTCTACACCCGCATCTTTATAACTTACATTACTCATTATTTACTCTTTTCTCTATTTTTCTTTATTCCAGTTACATGGTCCAAAAACTTTGTTAAAAAACCAAAGTGATGGACAAAAGTTTGTAAATGCCCACACAAGTATCATAATTATAATGAATACTTGTAATGCAACACCTATTTGCAGATAAAGTGTATTACCTGCAGCACCTTGTGCAAGGAACATTAGGGCAATACCAAGCATAATTGCTGTCAAGATTCTTTGGATTCTTTCAGCACACATTGTGATGCCTCCATAGATAAATTTTTGCAAATTATATCACATTAATGATCATCCAAGTGTTTTTGTATTGAGGCAATTTTCTGTTTCATCCGGCCTGATTTTCCTTTTCTTATATCCATTTTAATTGAAGTATAGACACGGTTGCAGTCAGGTTCAAGGACAGAGTATGCTAAGTTTATGACTTTTGTCGCATCTTCAACTGTTTCACACTCAAAAATTGTTCCCATCGGAGTCAATTGAAAGTCTATGTCATTTTCTTTGAAAACTTTCATAATCCTACTTACATAAGCACTAACACTTTCACCTTTATCTGTTGGAAACATTGCAAACTCTACCAATGCACTCATTCTTTCTCCTTATCAATTTTTTGTTATTATATAAAATATTTTTCGTAAGGATTGATTTGTATTGATACGACATAGCAGTAAAGTTCAGACTCTTTTTTGGTTATTCTCTTTTTCGGTGATGATTTTTATATGGATTATTTGGATAGTTGTACAGACATTTGTACTTTCAACACCGCAAATAGAGCTTCCAGAAGATAGAATAGCACTTATATTTATACTTTATGGAGTACTTGTTCTTTTTGTATTGGCTGGTACAGTTATTTCTATATTTATAAATAATAAAAGATATACAAACAGGTTTGGAGCTCTCTTCTTAGTTATATTCATATCCTTTCTTGTTGGTAAAAGCATTTTTGGCTAGTATGCACTTAAAATATCTTTAAAGCGTTTTTGATACAATCGGCAAAAAGCGTTAAGCAAAAGTGAACTGCTTCACTTTTGTAGCTTTTTGCGAGTTTTTGGTATGCATACTTGCATCCAAAAACTCCGGATACTGTTTAAAATTTAAGGGGAATATTATGTGGTTGACTCAGGGAGTCGTTGATATTGTAAAAAATGAGTACAAAGTTAAAGAGAAAGTTTTTGAGCAAGGTGGAGTTGAAGTATATAACTCTGGGTATTTTGGAAAGATTATAGTTTCTAATGGAAAAGCACTTTACTGTGAACATGACAGTATGATTCGTCATGAGATAGCAGCGCATACTGCAATGTGTTCTCATGAAGAGCCTAAACGTGTTCTTGTTGTTGATGGTGGTGATGGGGCTATTGCAGCTGAGTTGCTTAAGCATAAAGATATTACAATCGATGTTGTTGAGAGAGATGCAAATATTGTAGATGCTGCAAAAGTGTTTGGCTGCTATGATAAAGCTTTAGAAGATGAGCGTGTAAATCTAATCATTGAAGATACAGTTCAATTTCTTGGAAATGCAAAAGATGGAGCGTATGATATTGTAATTATCAACCGTTTTGATGAAATTTATCTAAATGACAAAGCTGTTATGGCTCATGTTAATAGAATACTATCTGAAAAAGGGTTGGTAGTAATGGATGCTAGCAGCCAACTCTTTGATATGGCTGGACATAAAGAGGTTCTTTCGGCATTTTGCTGTGAATTTAAAATTGTTATGCCATTTAGATATACTTCAATGGTTCGACCTGGAGGAGAGCAGTGGTTTGCTCTTGGAAGTAAATTTTTCCATCCAACAGCAGATGTAAATTTACAAAGAGCTGATTTGACAGATGGGTTTAAATGGTATAACAGCGATATTCATGTTTCTCAGTTTGCGCTTCCAACAGCAACTTTCAATCTTTTAAAAGCATATATAAAACGATAATGGCTTACGAATATGCTATTGCCCT
This region of Hydrogenimonas thermophila genomic DNA includes:
- a CDS encoding response regulator transcription factor, with protein sequence MVKVLMIEDDEELAEILSEYLQRFNIETVNVPDPFLGLSKLETQPFDLVILDLSLPGMDGLDVCEQIRKRNDIPIIISSARNDLTDKIVGLEKGADDYLPKPYDPRELVARIKTILRRIGREKSEDSKNSAELRFDKNSRMIYFRGEPLHLTAAEYGILTYLLEHANEVVSREDLIYNVDAIHEDSSLKSIDVIISRIRHKLEDNPKQPRFIRSVRGLGYRLTP
- a CDS encoding ArsS family sensor histidine kinase, encoding MRRISIFVFISAIFTIAFLAAGTAFYFYGINDKYRHSQMIVQRNILFAQNILLRLDRGNAKEQIEETSKKYGMKWIKDEKKGISLLKGAKLLGRQPIPFGFIDMLEKDDRIYLLINTFGRLILFEDERYRPYNPKIVWIYFILTALLIMLIFWAIWFKLKPLKSLQRCIRKFGEGELDVHCRIEGSDEIAQVSISLDEAIGRIRMLINSRNLFIRNIMHELKTPLTKGLLTVQMLPESKQKERLERIFMRLDSTISEFGTIEQLSSGKFPLKLRPVTMEDLIDQAIDLAMIEKDRGTFDIKPQRVEADFKLLSIALKNLIDNAIKYSSDRKFHIIADETGIVVESNGNPLSHPLSYYIQPYTQGSEAISGLGLGLYIVDMIAKVHGFSFEYENKEKKNRFIIKF
- the purM gene encoding phosphoribosylformylglycinamidine cyclo-ligase; translated protein: MSNVSYKDAGVDIDAGNAFVEAIKPAVKSTFDSNVIGGIGSFAGAYAIPGGYKEPVMLAATDGVGTKLKLAIESKKLDTVGIDLVAMCVNDLICNFGTPLFFLDYYATGKLKVEDAKAVVEGIAEGCRQSECALIGGETAEMPGMYSEEDFDLAGFSVGIAEKSEMNRLEHVKDGNVLIALPSSGIHSNGFSLVRKLLFEKLGMKFEDEFNGKPLIDTLLTPTRIYVKTFKALKSKINALAHITGGGLVENLPRVLPDNMHAVIDTSKIKVLPIFELIGKHVEKEEMFRTFNMGVGMVLVVNPENVDNVLENSDGYIIGELKAGEKGVTLL
- a CDS encoding MTH1187 family thiamine-binding protein, coding for MSALVEFAMFPTDKGESVSAYVSRIMKVFKENDIDFQLTPMGTIFECETVEDATKVINLAYSVLEPDCNRVYTSIKMDIRKGKSGRMKQKIASIQKHLDDH
- a CDS encoding spermidine synthase codes for the protein MWLTQGVVDIVKNEYKVKEKVFEQGGVEVYNSGYFGKIIVSNGKALYCEHDSMIRHEIAAHTAMCSHEEPKRVLVVDGGDGAIAAELLKHKDITIDVVERDANIVDAAKVFGCYDKALEDERVNLIIEDTVQFLGNAKDGAYDIVIINRFDEIYLNDKAVMAHVNRILSEKGLVVMDASSQLFDMAGHKEVLSAFCCEFKIVMPFRYTSMVRPGGEQWFALGSKFFHPTADVNLQRADLTDGFKWYNSDIHVSQFALPTATFNLLKAYIKR